The following proteins are co-located in the Apium graveolens cultivar Ventura chromosome 5, ASM990537v1, whole genome shotgun sequence genome:
- the LOC141661407 gene encoding cell division control protein 48 homolog D-like produces MSNHPEPPRKKAANRLVVDEAISDDNSVVALHPLTMEKLNVFRGDTILIKGKKRKNTVCLALADDTCDEAKIRMNKVARSNVRVRLGDMVSVHQCADIKYGNRVHVLPLDDTIEGITGNLFDAYLKPYFVDAYRPVRKGDLFVVRGGMRSVEFKVVEMDPDEYCIVVPDTEIFCEGEPVRREDEERLDDVGYNDVGGVRKQMVQIRELVELPLRHPQLFKSIGVKPPKGILLYGPPGTGKTLIARAIANETGAFFLCINGPGIMSKMAGESESNLRKAFEEAEKNAPSIIFIDEIDSIAPKRDKTNGEVERRIVSQLLTLMDGLKSRAHVIVMGATNRPNSIDPALRRFGRFDREIDIGVPDDVGRLEVLRIHTKNMKLAEDVDLERVSRDTHGYVGADLAALCTEAALGCIREKMDVIDVEDETIDAEILNSMAVTNDHFQAALGTSNPSALRETVVEVPNVSWEDIGGLETVKRELQETVQYPVEHPDKFEKFGMSPSKGVLFYGPPGCGKTLLAKAIANECQANFISIKGPELLTMWFGESEANVREIFDKARTSAPCVLFFDELDSIATQRGSSVGDAGGAADRVLNQLLTEMDGMTAKKTVFIIGATNRPDIIDPALLRPGRLDQLIYIPLPDEQSRHSIFKSCLRKSPVSKHVDLEALAKYTKGFSGADITEICQRACKYAIRENIEMDIEKEKRRSMDPEAMEEDENVVHEIKASHFEESMKYARRSVSDADIRKYQAFAHTLQQSRGMGSEFRFSETSGTAATASNPLTSSASVDDEEDMYS; encoded by the coding sequence ATGAGTAATCATCCTGAACCACCACGCAAGAAGGCTGCTAATCGTTTAGTTGTTGATGAGGCCATCAGCGATGACAACTCTGTTGTTGCACTTCACCCGTTGACAATGGAGAAGCTTAATGTCTTTCGCGGTGACACAATTCTTATCAAGggtaaaaaaagaaaaaatacaGTCTGCCTGGCCTTGGCTGATGACACTTGTGATGAAGCAAAGATAAGGATGAACAAAGTCGCGAGATCAAACGTCAGGGTTAGGCTGGGAGACATGGTTTCTGTGCATCAATGTGCTGATATTAAGTATGGTAATCGCGTTCACGTGCTTCCGTTGGATGATACTATTGAAGGTATTACTGGTAATCTTTTTGATGCTTATTTGAAACCTTATTTTGTTGATGCATATCGTCCTGTTAGGAAGGGTGATTTGTTTGTTGTAAGGGGAGGTATGAGAAGCGTGGAGTTTAAGGTTgttgagatggaccctgatgagtATTGTATTGTTGTTCCTGATACTGAGATCTTTTGTGAGGGAGAGCCTGTGAGGAGGGAAGACGAAGAGAGGCTGGATGATGTCGGATATAATGATGTTGGTGGTGTTCGTAAGCAGATGGTTCAGATTAGGGAGTTGGTGGAGTTGCCTTTAAGACATCCGCAGTTGTTCAAGTCCATAGGAGTTAAACCACCTAAAGGAATTTTATTATATGGACCTCCTGGAACCGGAAAGACTTTGATAGCCCGAGCTATTGCTAATGAAACTGGTGCATTCTTTTTGTGTATCAATGGACCCGGGATTATGTCAAAGATGGCTGGGGAGAGTGAGAGCAATCTTAGGAAAGCGTTTGAAGAAGCAGAGAAGAATGCGCCATCTATTATTTTCATTGATGAGATTGATTCGATTGCTCCCAAGCGAGACAAGACAAATGGAGAAGTAGAGAGGAGGATTGTTTCACAGCTATTGACACTTATGGATGGACTTAAATCTCGTGCACATGTCATTGTCATGGGCGCTACGAATCGTCCTAATAGTATTGACCCTGCTCTGAGACGATTTGGTAGGTTTGACAGAGAAATAGATATTGGTGTACCTGATGATGTTGGACGACTTGAGGTTCTACGTATTCATACAAAGAACATGAAGCTCGCTGAAGATGTTGACTTGGAAAGAGTTTCAAGGGATACTCATGGTTATGTAGGTGCTGATTTGGCAGCTCTGTGTACTGAGGCTGCTCTTGGATGCATTCGGGAGAAGATGGATGTTATTGACGTGGAGGATGAAACAATAGATGCAGAGATACTAAACTCTATGGCTGTTACTAATGATCACTTTCAGGCCGCTCTAGGAACTAGCAACCCCTCTGCTCTACGTGAAACAGTTGTTGAAGTTCCTAATGTTAGTTGGGAAGATATTGGTGGTTTGGAGACTGTTAAGAGGGAATTACAAGAAACTGTTCAATATCCGGTGGAGCATCCTGACAAGTTCGAGAAATTTGGTATGTCTCCCTCAAAGGGTGTCCTCTTCTATGGACCACCTGGATGTGGAAAAACTCTACTGGCGAAGGCAATTGCTAATGAATGTCAAGCAAATTTTATCAGTATTAAAGGACCTGAGTTACTTACCATGTGGTTTGGAGAGAGTGAAGCGAATGTACGGGAAATATTTGACAAAGCACGCACGTCTGCACCTTGTGTCCTCTTCTTTGATGAACTTGACTCAATTGCTACTCAGAGAGGGAGCAGTGTTGGAGATGCTGGAGGAGCAGCTGATAGAGTTTTGAATCAACTGTTGACCGAAATGGATGGCATGACAGCCAAGAAGACTGTTTTCATTATTGGAGCTACAAACAGGCCTGATATCATTGACCCTGCACTTTTGAGACCAGGCCGTCTTGATCAATTAATTTACATTCCTCTCCCTGACGAGCAATCTCGCCATTCCATATTCAAGTCATGCCTTAGAAAGTCTCCAGTGTCCAAACATGTTGATCTGGAAGCACTTGCAAAGTACACTAAAGGGTTCAGTGGTGCTGATATAACAGAAATATGCCAACGTGCATGCAAATATGCCATCAGGGAGAATATTGAGATGGACATTGAGAAGGAAAAGAGGAGAAGCATGGATCCCGAGGCTATGGAAGAAGATGAGAATGTTGTACATGAGATTAAGGCTTCTCACTTTGAAGAATCAATGAAATATGCACGCCGAAGTGTCAGTGACGCTGATATTAGAAAATATCAGGCATTTGCTCACACATTGCAGCAGTCTAGAGGCATGGGTTCAGAGTTTCGATTTTCAGAGACTAGTGGTACTGCTGCTACTGCCTCTAATCCATTGACATCTTCTGCAAGtgttgatgatgaagaagatatgTATAGTTAG